From a region of the Paenibacillus segetis genome:
- the dnaJ gene encoding molecular chaperone DnaJ, whose amino-acid sequence MAEKRDYYEVLGLGKNASDEEIKKAYRKLARQYHPDVNKAADAEAKFKEVKEAYDVLSDAGQRSRYDQYGHIDPNQGMGGGFSGGGDFGGFGDIFDMFFGGGGGGRRDPNGPQRGNDLQYTMTVEFKEAVFGKETDITIPRTESCDTCSGSGAKPGTKPETCSVCHGSGQQEVVQNTPFGRMVNRRACSNCGGKGQIIKEKCPTCHGNGAVKKQRKIHVRIPAGVDDGAQLRMTGEGEGGLRGGPAGDLYIIIRVKTHDFFQREGDDIYCEVPLTFTQAALGDEIEIPTLTEKVKLKIPAGTQTGTYFRLKGKGVPKLRGIGQGDQHIKVVVVTPSKLSDEQKDLMRQIAAMDGEHTHEHEQSFFDRVKRAFRGD is encoded by the coding sequence ATGGCTGAGAAACGCGATTATTACGAGGTGTTGGGCCTCGGTAAAAATGCTTCTGATGAGGAGATTAAGAAAGCTTATCGCAAGCTGGCTCGTCAATATCACCCGGATGTGAATAAAGCGGCTGATGCAGAAGCAAAATTTAAGGAAGTCAAGGAAGCTTATGACGTACTAAGTGATGCGGGTCAACGCTCGCGGTATGACCAATATGGACATATCGATCCGAACCAAGGAATGGGCGGTGGATTCTCCGGTGGTGGAGATTTTGGCGGCTTTGGTGATATTTTTGATATGTTCTTCGGCGGCGGTGGTGGCGGTAGACGCGATCCGAACGGTCCGCAACGTGGGAATGATCTTCAATATACGATGACTGTTGAATTTAAAGAAGCGGTATTTGGTAAGGAAACTGATATTACGATTCCACGAACAGAGAGTTGTGATACATGCTCTGGTTCGGGAGCCAAACCGGGTACAAAACCGGAAACCTGTTCCGTATGTCATGGTTCTGGACAACAAGAAGTCGTACAGAATACACCATTTGGCCGTATGGTGAACCGCCGTGCATGTAGTAACTGTGGTGGTAAAGGGCAAATCATCAAAGAAAAGTGCCCTACATGCCATGGTAATGGTGCGGTAAAGAAGCAGCGTAAAATACATGTGCGCATTCCTGCGGGCGTGGATGATGGAGCACAACTTCGCATGACGGGTGAAGGTGAAGGCGGCTTAAGAGGTGGCCCAGCAGGGGATCTCTATATCATCATCCGTGTGAAAACTCATGATTTCTTCCAACGTGAAGGCGACGATATTTATTGTGAAGTTCCATTGACGTTCACTCAAGCTGCGCTTGGAGATGAGATTGAGATTCCAACGCTAACAGAAAAAGTGAAGCTGAAAATTCCGGCAGGAACACAAACCGGCACTTATTTCCGTCTCAAAGGTAAAGGTGTTCCTAAGCTTCGGGGGATTGGTCAAGGTGATCAGCACATCAAAGTGGTGGTCGTTACACCGAGCAAGCTGAGCGATGAGCAGAAGGATCTGATGCGGCAGATCGCGGCAATGGACGGAGAGCATACACATGAGCATGAACAATCGTTCTTCGATCGTGTGAAGCGTGCGTTTCGTGGAGACTGA